One region of Fragaria vesca subsp. vesca linkage group LG4, FraVesHawaii_1.0, whole genome shotgun sequence genomic DNA includes:
- the LOC101302549 gene encoding probable inactive purple acid phosphatase 27-like, which translates to MAVFFFLLKVAVLLVSLGHFTVAHNINQKLHTDGGDGVQPLSKIQILRAVNQLHENASVSAYPVLLGTKGEDFGWVTVTISSPNPAQDDWVAVFSPAVFNASTCPYNEDYYEPYICTAPIKYKFANYSSADYATTGNSTLSFRLINQRADFSFALFSGGLSNPKLVAVSNNVTFANPKAPLYPRLALGKLWDEMTVTWTSGYNIDEAVPLVEWGLKGEPQSRSPAGTLTFSRRDMCAAPARTVGWRDPGFIHTSFLKDLWPNSVYSYKLGHRLSNGSYVWSKVYSFKSSPYPGQESLQRVIIFGDMGKGERDGSSEAADYQPGALNTTDQLIKDLDNFDIVFHIGDMPYANGYISQWDQFTSQVEPISSVVPYMVASGNHERDTTGTGSFYDTNDAGGECGVPAETMYYVPAENRAKFWYATDYGMFHFCIADTEHDWREGSEQYKFIEKCLASANRHKQPWLIFAAHRVLGYSSNSWYGQEGSFEEPMGRDDMQKLWQRYKVDIAFYGHVHNYERICPIYQNQCVNSEISNYSGTVNGTIHVVVGGGGSHLSDFSTLETVWSIYQDLDFGYTKLTAYNHSSLLLEYMKSSDGKVYDSFTISRDYKDVLACVHDGCEPTTLAT; encoded by the exons ATGGCCGTCTTCTTCTTCCTTCTCAAAGTTGCAGTGCTATTGGTTTCCTTGGGTCATTTCACAGTAGCTCATAATATCAACCAGAAGCTGCACACAGATGGTGGTGATGGGGTGCAGCCGCTCTCCAAGATTCAAATCCTCAGAGCTGTTAATCAGCTCCACGAAAATGCTTCCGTCTCTGCGTACCCTGTCCTTCTTGGCACCAAG GGGGAAGATTTTGGGTGGGTAACAGTGACAATTTCTAGTCCTAATCCTGCACAAGATGATTGGGTGGCAGTTTTTTCTCCTGCAGTTTTCAA TGCATCGACGTGTCCATACAATGAAGACTACTATGAGCCCTATATATGCACAGCTCCTATTAAG TACAAGTTTGCCAATTATTCCAGTGCTGATTACGCAACCACTGGCAACTCAACTTTGAGCTTCCGATTGATCAATCAACGGGCAGATTTTTCGTTTGCATTGTTCTCTGGCGGGCTGTCGAAT CCGAAATTGGTGGCAGTTTCTAACAATGTAACCTTCGCCAATCCGAAGGCTCCCCTGTACCCGCGTCTTGCTCTAGGGAAGCTCTGGGATGAA ATGACAGTGACTTGGACGAGTGGCTATAACATTGATGAAGCTGTACCTTTGGTTGAGTGGGGTTTAAAGGGAGAGCCTCAAAGTCGATCTCCAGCAGGAACATTGACTTTCAGTCGACGGGACATGTGTG CTGCACCCGCACGAACAGTTGGTTGGCGTGATCCTGGTTTCATCCATACAAGTTTTCTGAAAGATTTGTGGCCAAATTCAGT GTACTCTTACAAGCTTGGTCATAGGTTATCTAATGGTTCATACGTCTGGAGCAAGGTTTACTCTTTCAAGTCATCACCATATCCTGGGCAGGAGTCATTGCAGCGAGTTATCATATTTGGTGACATGGGAAAG GGTGAGCGTGATGGTTCAAGTGAAGCTGCTGATTATCAGCCCGGCGCACTCAACACCACAGATCAGCTAATCAAGGACTTGGACAACTTTGACATAGTTTTTCACATAGGAGATATGCCGTATGCCAACGGATACATCTCACAGTGGGATCAGTTCACATCACAGGTGGAGCCGATTTCATCAGTTGTACCATATATGGTTGCGAG TGGCAACCATGAACGAGATACAACAGGGACCGGATCATTTTACGACACTAATGATGCAGGTGGTGAATGTGGTGTGCCAGCTGAGACCATGTATTATGTTCCTGCTGAGAACAGAGCTAAATTCTG GTATGCAACAGATTATGGCATGTTCCACTTCTGTATAGCTGACACTGAGCATGACTGGAGAGAAGGGTCCGAGCAGTACAAATTTATTGAGAAATGTCTTGCATCTGCTAACAGACACAAGCAACCTTGGTTGATATTCGCTGCTCATCGTGTTCTTGGTTATTCCTCCAATTCTTGGTATGGACAAGAGGGTTCATTTGAAGAGCCGATGGGAAGGGATGACATGCAAAAGCTTTGGCAAAGATACAAGGTGGACATTGCATTTTACGGCCATGTCCATAACTACGAAAGAATATGCCCCATCTATCAGAACCAGTGTGTAAATTCGGAAATATCTAACTACTCAGGAACTGTCAACGGAACAATCCATGTTGTTGTTGGTGGAGGAGGCAGCCACTTATCAGATTTCAGTACCCTTGAGACAGTTTGGAGCATCTACCAAGATCTAGACTTTGGTTATACGAAACTCACAGCGTATAACCATTCATCACTCCTCCTCGAGTACATGAAGAGCAGCGATGGAAAGGTCTATGATTCATTCACCATCTCCAGGGACTACAAGGATGTCTTGGCCTGTGTTCATGATGGTTGTGAACCAACCACCTTAGCTACATGA
- the LOC101307484 gene encoding probable inactive purple acid phosphatase 27-like: MASGSTCPNNEDVNKYYEPYICTSPIKYKFANYSSADYATTSNSTLYFRLINQRADFSFALFSGGLSNPRLVAVSNKVTFAYPKAPLYPRLALGNLWDEMTVTWTSGYNIDEAVPLVAWGLKGEPRMHNSPAGTLTFSRRDMCAAPARTVGWRDPGVIHTSFLKDLWPNYRYSYKLGHRLSNGSYIWSKIYSFKSAPYPGQESLHRVIIFGDMGKAERDGSNEYADYQPGSLITTDRLIKDLDNFDIVFHIGDMPYANGYISQWDQFTSQVEPIASVVPYMVASGNHERDTTGTGSFYDTNDSGGECGVPAETMYYVPAENRAKFWYATDYGMFHFCIADTEHDWREGSEQYKFIEKCFASANRHKQPWLIFAVHRVLGYSSDTWYVDEGSFEEAMGRDDMQKLWQRYNVDIAFYGHVHNYERICPIYQNQCVNSEIFNYSGTVNGTIHVVVGGGGSQLSDFSTLKTVWSIYQDLDFGYTKLTAYNHSSLLFEYMKSRGGKVYDSLAISRDYKDVLACVHDGCEPTTLAT; this comes from the exons ATGGCTAGTGGATCCACCTGTCCAAACAATGAAGACGTCAATAAGTACTATGAGCCCTATATTTGCACATCGCCTATTAAG TACAAGTTTGCCAATTATTCCAGTGCTGATTACGCAACCACTAGTAACTCAACTTTGTACTTTCGACTGATCAATCAACGGGCAGACTTTTCGTTTGCATTGTTCTCTGGCGGGCTGTCAAAT CCGAGATTAGTGGCAGTTTCGAATAAGGTGACCTTCGCCTACCCAAAGGCTCCCCTGTACCCACGTCTTGCTCTAGGGAACCTTTGGGATGAA ATGACAGTGACTTGGACAAGCGGCTATAACATCGATGAAGCTGTACCTTTAGTTGCGTGGGGTTTAAAGGGGGAGCCTCGAATGCACAACTCTCCGGCAGGAACATTGACTTTCAGTAGACGGGACATGTGTG CTGCACCTGCACGAACAGTTGGTTGGCGTGATCCTGGTGTCATCCATACAAGTTTTCTAAAAGATTTATGGCCAAATTA CAGGTACTCTTACAAGCTTGGTCATCGGTTATCTAATGGGTCCTATATCTGGAGCAAGATTTACTCTTTCAAGTCAGCACCATATCCAGGGCAGGAGTCATTGCATCGAGTTATCATATTTGGTGACATGGGAAAG GCTGAGCGTGATGGTTCAAATGAATATGCTGATTATCAGCCCGGCTCACTTATCACCACAGATCGGCTAATCAAGGATTTGGACAACTTTGACATAGTTTTTCACATAGGAGATATGCCTTATGCCAATGGATACATATCACAATGGGATCAGTTCACATCACAGGTGGAGCCGATTGCATCAGTTGTACCATATATGGTTGCGAG TGGCAACCATGAACGAGATACAACAGGGACTGGATCCTTCTACGACACTAATGATTCAGGTGGTGAATGTGGTGTGCCAGCTGAAACCATGTATTATGTTCCTGCTGAGAACAGAGCTAAATTCTG GTATGCAACAGATTATGGAATGTTCCACTTCTGTATAGCTGACACTGAGCATGACTGGAGAGAAGGTTCCGAGCAGTACAAATTTATTGAGAAATGCTTTGCATCTGCTAACAGACACAAGCAGCCTTGGCTGATATTTGCTGTTCATCGTGTTCTCGGTTATTCCTCTGACACTTGGTATGTAGATGAGGGTTCATTTGAAGAGGCGATGGGAAGGGATGACATGCAAAAGCTTTGGCAAAGATACAATGTGGACATTGCATTTTACGGCCATGTCCATAACTACGAAAGAATATGCCCCATCTATCAGAACCAGTGTGTAAATTCAGAAATATTCAACTATTCAGGAACTGTCAACGGAACAATCCATGTTGTTGTTGGTGGCGGAGGCAGCCAGTTATCAGATTTTAGTACCCTGAAGACAGTTTGGAGCATCTACCAAGATCTAGACTTTGGTTATACGAAACTCACAGCGTATAACCACTCATCGCTGCTCTTCGAGTACATGAAGAGCAGGGGTGGGAAGGTCTATGATTCATTAGCCATCTCCAGGGACTACAAGGATGTCTTGGCCTGTGTTCATGATGGTTGTGAACCAACCACCTTAGCTACATGA
- the LOC101311564 gene encoding probable inactive purple acid phosphatase 27-like, translating into MYPDPSDNDWVGVFSPGKLNASQCPPVDGEREQTPYICTAPIKYKYAKQDNPGYTKTGIATLKFQLINQRADFSFALFSGGLSNPKLVAVSNILTFANSKAPVYPRLAQGKSWNEMTVTWTSGYSIGEAVPFVEWGMQGDTQKRSAAATLTFDQSSLCGSPARTVGWRDPGFIHTSLLKNLWPNTVYTYRMGHRLSDGQYIRSKVYSFRSSPYPGQDSLQRVVIFGDMGKSVMVQMSTVIINLVL; encoded by the exons ATGTACCCTGATCCTTCTGATAATGACTGGGTTGGAGTCTTTTCTCCTGGAAAACTCAA TGCATCACAGTGCCCGCCAGTAGATGGTGAAAGAGAGCAGACTCCATATATATGCACTGCCCCGATAAAG TACAAATATGCAAAACAAGACAATCCAGGTTATACAAAGACTGGCATTGCAACTTTGAAGTTTCAGCTTATAAATCAGCGAGCAGATTTCTCCTTTGCATTATTTTCAGGCGGGTTGTCAAAT CCCAAATTGGTGGCAGTATCAAATATCTTGACATTTGCCAATTCTAAAGCGCCTGTCTATCCACGTCTTGCTCAAGGGAAGTCTTGGAATGAA ATGACAGTAACTTGGACAAGTGGCTACAGCATAGGCGAAGCTGTTCCATTTGTTGAGTGGGGTATGCAGGGAGATACTCAAAAGCGATCGGCAGCAGCAACATTGACATTTGATCAGAGCAGCTTGTGTG GTTCACCTGCAAGGACAGTTGGGTGGCGCGATCCTGGTTTCATACACACAAGTCTCCTGAAGAACTTGTGGCCAAACACAGT GTACACCTATAGAATGGGTCATCGTCTGTCAGATGGTCAGTATATTCGGAGCAAGGTCTACTCATTCAGATCATCTCCATATCCTGGACAGGATTCCTTGCAACGTGTTGTGATATTTGGTGACATGGGAAAG AGCGTGATGGTTCAAATGAGTACAGTGATTATCAACCTGGTGCTCTGA